The nucleotide window cagttacaaatattcaaattctacgATTTATACATATTAAGACTCTTACTACtcttcatttcttaatctctCATACTAATCGTCAAAAATtccttaaatttaatataacatttttatatgtttttcattttcattcatttatttttttaattatttacaaacaaaaaaaaccacAAGAAAAGACAAAGTGTAGCCATGAATACAGTTTTGTATaactctaaaaataaataaattcaaaatctatttataatatgttctctaaaatatttttaatataacatttattaaaatatactatataatataaataatctaTCCCGTATTGCGCAGGTCTCACTCTAGTTTAACAATAATGTTTGATAACTAAAAGCTAATTTCTCATGTTAAAGGGCATTGGATTCGATAGTCTCAAAATGTTTAGATTATTAAATGGTCCCATAATAAAACacgttttttaaattttttaacaattgctAAATAGTccttatctaattttaattacaaatatttttgtaacattGTTAATGAAGTAGTAATTAAGGGATATATTTAATGCAAATCAAAATTTgtgatacaaaattaaaataaaataaaatttaaaaatattttttaaaattttacaaaaaatataNNNNNNNNNNNNNNNNNNNNNNNNNNNNNNNNNNNNNNNNNNNNNNNNNNNNNNccacttttatattattataaggaACATTATTCAAAGGGTTAAACCTTTTGGATATAATTTGGTTTATCTAAGAGTATTAGCCCTTAATCGGTAACAAATTATTCTCTCTTGCAATATGAATATATAATACAGCAAATTAAGTTTAATGATCTTATCCTATAGATGTAGACCCTCAGGCCTCAGCTACCATCAAAGCTAGTAATTTTTAGAGGAATCTTTGTATCTCATCAACCACATTCACATTATTAAGATTTTATATTGGTTAATGAGTTCTGTATTATAATTAAGTTTAGCTAATAGTGTTCTCATACATGTTAACAcgtttttatatataaaaaaaaacatacaaaacttaaatttttaatatatttatttatatatttattaaaataaatttgcatttttttattaataataatattaatataagttCTTAAGACACTGATTAACTAAACCTAAATAATTATCCTATAGAGATGCCGCCAGTTTGCTccttattttttaaagatattttttctttgttgtttaAAGGAAGATAATTACAATAACTGTTAGATACACAAATctgcaaaaataaatatataattatgcattattaaaGAATTCCGCATAGGTCTCATCcgccaataattataaaagttaCGTTAAAATTATACATCTAAATAAACAATATGGCCAGTCGCCCATTCCACATGTTTTTTATGGGAACATGCTTACAACCTATGCATGATATTGTCTTGTTTTTCAGCTGAAAAGCTTGTTTGTTTATCATTTCTGggaaagcataagcttttttttttaaattaaaagaaaaaggaccCTGTACTTCCCTTAATTATTTCATATATGCTTTGTATTTGGTATgacattttatttaatatttataattggCAATACATTTTTCATCATACAATCATTTGAGTTAGCTAGAGTAGTCTATCATTCtcttagaatttaaatttggcCCAAGGGAAAGTGCAAGATATagtctattaatattattgccAGCTTAATTGAACtgccaataatataaaagaatTATACATAAATTTATCCAAAATATCCACTTCTTTTCGTTCTATtccaaagatttcaaaattaactcaatGTTCTAATCGAATAAAAAGGaaacttagaagtttgaaaGACAACATTATCATTCCTTAGGAAAGAGGTAtgttttatcattttaattttacagcaaatggtAGAGCAAGGAGTGGCAAACACTAGGAATTTACATTCTATGTAACAAACATGCAATTTGTGGCGATTATAACAATAAACATGTGATCAAGAAATTATTGTAAGTTATTTCAACAATGCAAGTGGCCATGTTTTTTATTGGACAAGCAACATGCCAACATATACTTCAGAACAAGATGCACAGGATACCTATTTTGCATAGCAAAATAACAAACATAGGTTTAGTTACATATGATCTGCATAAAAACCATCCATGTTGAGGAATGAAGTTGAAAACCAAAGGGATTTGTAGGAGTGGAATTACTCAACTTTTACAggtttctcctctctctttggAGGTTCCAAATCCAGATAGGTAAATGGCTCTGTTGGTTCCTCGCTGCAAAATCCAAAACTGTCATAAGCAACATGACAGAACACTCGCAAAAATGTAATTGGAAAAGTTTTCGGGCTATTTGAGAGTTAGGAAAACTCCTGCCCCCAATAAAATTGCCAGCTTCATTGTATGAGCAATGAAGAAATAGTTGATATGATTCTAATAATGACTAACTCTCTAGGTTTCAAGAACTTATGGCATAACTAATGTAATATAGTAATAGTATATACCACATAGACATGTATATGTTGAAATTGAATGTTGAACTAATTCACAACATTCAGTAGTAAAGATATCCATATTCCAACATAGatagatgataataataatactcaCCCAGGTTTAGAACGCATGCATTTCCAGAAGAGCTTGAAAGGCCCTGGAACTGTCTTAAATGGGTTCCCCTCAAAACAAGCCTGCACAATTTGTAAAATGATAACAGCAAGTTTATACCAACTAAATAAAGATAACAAGTGAAATAACCAAAGACCTGAAAACTTAAATCCCATGAGTCATTCCATCATGACCATTCTAAtaggttatatatatatatatatatatttgcatatTTCTCTCCTCTATCTTGTGTTCTAATGAGATTTCCACAGATTTTACTAATTGAGACATTGAGACATAATTTAGAAAGTTTCATGTTAGTGGCAAGAATGCTTCCATTGTCACTATTAAAACTGAAACTTAGGGATCAATTACAATTTTCTCAGGGCAAAATTCCACGAAATGAAACTAAACAACCatgactaaaaaaaaaatcacacgcCCTCATTGGAACCTTATCGCAAGAATACAATCAACATGTCCAAAACACCAAATTACGAAATGTTCCTCACAAAAAAAGAAACTTTGGAACACAAATGAAGCGACTTTGAAAGGAAAGAAGACAATTGGAAAAATAGAGTTGAAATTGATGAAGGGGGTTTCACCTGAACGACATCTTCAACACGGTCGTTACATCGGTGAGCTTTGGGTTCACGATGACCCTCTCCGGTGATTCCCCATGGACTCTCTCTCCTCGGCACTGGCCTCGGCTcgctcatcttcttcttctgtgcAATTCAACTGAACCTGTCCCTGGAGCTACTCTCTACCGGTTCGTTCTGCTCCTTGATTTGGACTAAATGGGCCTACCTTTACAACTTGGCCCCAATAAgtttaacaacaaaaaatactaagTGGGCCAGGCCCATCTTGAAGGAAGAGCAagaccaaaaaataataaatattttaaaagagtgTCGAAGTTCGAATTTTActctatgtatataataatttattggctaatagcaaacttttaaataaaattatccgcaatgaattattcattaatctttTAGGTTGAGAAAtatcatagaaaataaaaaaatgtgatgttattcatatatcaaatatttttaatatttatataaaaatatagttattattaattaattatatatttaagttatttttaattaataaaatgaacacatatattaactattaaaaaatagtagtgttaaataatatctattataaaattctagACTTAGtaggattaaaaaaaatccaaagaaTGAATCACTTCTTAAAAGGTAAATAATACAAATACATTCCATGatctaaacaaataaaagaagaataaaataaaatcgacATGTAAATGGGTTGAGGTATCTAAATAATTCTTcactttttatgttattttgccCTTAAAAATTATGTGTGtgctattttaaataaaattaactcaaatatACACATTAAGTACCTAATTAAGAGATTCAATTATTGTTCCTATAGTgtacatgaaaaataaaaaaggttattccttttttatttaaataaataaaattaattatttgctCAATTAAAtaggattttaattttttattgctttAAATATTTAAGCATGATTTTGCTGGTACAAAGAGCGAAATCAAGGAATATATGGATTGCCTCGTTACTATCAGCAAATGCCGCAAGGattgaattcaataaatttCGCTGATGCTGGTAGCGAAATCGCAAAATAAGATCTTgtttattataaaagaaaatcagTGATACTTATAGAACGAATTTCGCTGTCAATAACAACGCGATCAATGTAATCTTTAATTTCGTTTTTTGTACGAGTAAAATTAtgcttaaatatttaaaataataaaaatctaaaaatctctttaattgaataaataattgattttctttatttaaataaaaaaaatactattatttATTACAATCAAgtcattattattcatattaacATTATattgatttatcatttttttaatgagAAAAGCGAAATAAAACTCCCAAAATAACAagacaagaaaaacaaaattaaccaGCACTTCTCAACTATAGAGTGCCATTACAATCAAGTAACAAGGTATAATAAAGTCGAAGACTTTTCATTGTCGCTTCCTCAGATCCTTTATTCTGACAAGCATATCCAGCTCCATCTCCCGCACGTATGGATTCTTGAGTTTTAGAGAGgactttttatttatgttttgggATTTACATTTGAGATAGATACCATTTTGAATTCTTCTATTTGGACTTGAAACCTCTTCTTGAGTATGATAGACCCAATATTTATAGAAAATACCTTTTTTAACCCATAAAATATTTTCCGTAACAGACCGTAAGGTTTTTCTAACCTCAAGTTTATTTGTTTGGTCTTTTATTTAGGCTTATTTTGGATGCGACCCATCTTGCATGGTTTTAACATGAGTACCTTGTACACGTACGTTCTCATTACTATTAGATTCACCCCTTAGATTTCTTCGTTCAAGATATCAATAGACCATGCCTAGacctaaactataaacctaTATATGCTAACCAAAATTtcaatatattattattctcttttttcttaactattttgtgtattcaaaTGGGATTTGATTTAGACAAGAGAGTAATAAGAACTATTGATGTAAATGGctaaaaaaaagaatactaaACTTTAGAATATAGGTAATGCAATTTCTCTTCTTTATTATTGATAGGATTTTTTTTAGCACTTGCCTTATTCAAGTGtcattcttttttcaaattattctttattttcagtcaaaattttttcttatttctttctaatTGGTCGTTTGACCATCATCCaaggttaaaaaatattaatattaaaataatatctattataaaataatagagttagtaggataaaaaaaatcaaagaaggaaCCACTTCTGAAAATGTCAATAATATAAGTATATTCGTTAacctaaacaaataaaagaagaataaagtaAAATCGACATATATAAATGTGTTGACGTATCTAAACAACTCTTCACTTTTTACGTTATTTTTAGCTTAAAATCATGTTTGTGACATTTTAagtaaaattaacttaaatatacacacctaatatttaattaagagattcaattcttcaccctaTAATATACATGGAAAACAAAAAGGGTTAttattttgcttttttatttaaataaataaaattaattatttactaaattaaataaattttttattttttaccattttaaatatttaagcaTGATTTCGCTGATAGAAGAAGTGAAATCAAGGATTATATGGATTACACTGTTACTATCAGCGAAGTTTGCAAGTattgaatttaataaatattactgATACTGGTAGCGAAATCGCGAAAGAAAATCTTGTTTGTCGCGAACAAAAAATCAGCGATATTTATGGAGCAGATTTTCTGCGAATAACAGTATAATcaatgtaatctttgattttgcTCTTTGTGCCAGCAAAATTATGCttaaatgtttaaaataataaaaatttaaaaatctttttaattgaataaataattaattttgtttatttaaataaaaaattgttattatttattacaatcaaatcattattattcatattagcattatattattttatttttttatgaaaaaagtgGGATAAGACTtcgaaaatcacaaaataaaaagaattaaccGACACTTCTCAACTATAGAGTGCAATTACATTCAAGTAATAAGGCATAATAAAGTCAAAGGCTTTTCATTGTTGCTTCTAGGGATCCCTCATTCTAGCAAGCATATCCAtctccatctccatctccttcatatATGGATTCTTGAATTTTAGAAAGAAGTTCTCATTCATTTTTTTGGGTTTAGCATTTGATATAGATACCTTTTCTAGATTCTTCTGTTTGGAATTGAACTCCTTCTTGAACATGATAAGCCTAATCTTTATGGAAGAAGCCTTTTTGGATCCTTGGGATCTTTTTTCATAGTAGGCTGAAGATTTTTCTAACCTCAAACTTACTTGTTTAGTCTTTTATTTCGACTTATTTTAGATGCGGTCCATCTTGCATAATTTTAAcatggatattttatacacgtAGGTCCTCGTTACTATCAGATTCATTCCTCAGCGCTCTTCATTTAGGATATCAAAATACGATATCTCTTCTTTACTATTGATAGGATTTTTTTAGTACTCGTCTTATTTGAGCgtcattttttttagaaattgttctttatttttagtcAAAATCTATTCTTGCGTTTTTgaaattgttctttatttttagttaaaaaatactaatgttaaaataatatctattaTAAAATACTAGACTTagtaggataaaaataaaaaattcaaaaaaagaaGTAACCACTTCTTAAAAAGTCAACAATACAAGTACATTCGTTGACCtaaacaaataaaggaagaataaaataaaatcgatATGTAAATGTGTTGACTAATTTAATCAACTCTTcactttttatgttattttgcccttaaaaatcatgtttgtgacattttaagtaaaattaactaaaacatgTACATCTAACATCTAATTAAgagattcaattatttttcctATAGTGGACCTGAAAACCAAAAAGggttattattttgatttttttatttaaataaataaaattaattatttactaaattAAATAGATTTTTAGTTCTTtaccattttaaatatttaagcaTAATTTCGCTAGCACAAAGAGCAAAATCAAAGATTAAATTGATTGCGCTGTTACTATCCGCAAATTCTGTGAGGattgaatttaataaatattgcTGATATTAGTAGCGAAATCGCAAAAGAAAATCATGTTTATCGCGAAAGAACATCAGCAATATTTATGGAGCGGATTTTGCTGTCGACGAAATTAtgcttaaatatttaaaataataaaaatttaaaaatctatttaattgaataaataattaatttcgtttatttaaattaaaaaagtcattattatttattacaatCAAgtcattattattcatattagcATTATATTGATTCATCATTTTTTATGGAGAAAGCATGGCAAAGCTTCGAAAACAATAGAATacgaaaaacaaaattaaccagcacttttcaatcatagaatgcCATTACTGGCAATCAAGTAACAAGTCATAATTAAGACGAATCCCATTATTGCTTCGAGATCCCTGATTCTAGCAAGCATATCCATCTCCATCTTCTTCGCGTATGGACTCTTGAATTTTAGAGAGGAGATCTCATTCATTTTTTGGAGTTTAGCATTTTGAAATAGATATCCAAGTTCTTCTATTTGGACTTGAACCCCTTCTTGAGCATAATAGGCCCAATCTTTATGAAAGAGGCCTTTTTGGACTCTTGGGAGTTTTTTCCCGTAGTAGGCCGCAAGGTTTTACTAATCTCAAGCTTACTTGTTTGGTCTTCTATTTGGGCTTGATTTGGTGTGGCCCATCTTGCACAGTTTCAATATGAATACCTTGTACACGTACGTCTTCATTACTATTAGATTCACCCCTCAGCTCTCTTCATTTATGATATCAAAACACGATCTCTTTACTATTGATAGGATTTCCTTTAGCACTCGCCTTATTCGAGTATCATTCTTTATTCaaaattgttctttattttcaatcaaaatattttcttgctTCTCTCTAATTGGTCATTTGACCATCATCCAAGACCCCAAAACGGGAGAGACTTTGCTCGGCCTTAACTTTCTCTCCCGAATTGGGACTTTCTTGAATAATAGTTTCCATCAAAGAACTGGTCCCTCTCTTCACTAGTCCATCTCCTCCTTAGCTGGATGCGGCAACTAAATTCGATTGCTGGATTTTAGTGACGATGACTTTAGAGCACAGTTCTGTCTTGTGGTCATATTTGTCACATAAGAAGCATATAAGGTGCAAACCTTCGTATTTAATATTAAGATTGTTGCTTAGAATAGAGATTTTAGGAACTAACTTTCTTGTCAGAAAAATTTTACAATGCAAATCCATACGAGCCTTCTTTTAGAGTAAATGAATGTAGTTTGATCAATCTTCAGCATATGACTAATAACCGAGTCAACCCTCCATAGAAAGTGGTGGTTATACGACTCAATCGGCAAATTAGAAATTCTGACTTACACTGCAACGTTCTTTCCCATACTTTTCGAGGATAGGAAAAAAGGCCTTCAACGTTGAACGATCAGGTAATGCCCAAGAATTATCCATGGATATCCAAGGAGAGCATGAGGATAATCTTCTTATTCTGAAAAGTGCACCAGGAAGTAGTCGCGATTTATATCTTtgacttttattgttttcttattCACCCAATCTCTATGATAAAGACGTTGCTCCATGAATGCAAAAGTGACTTTCTTTTCAAAGATTTTTCACCATTAAAGCTGCATTCCATGGCTTAAACCATTCGTCATTCATTCTTAAACACAGAGAATTAATGGACAAGGATCGAAAGGTTTACTCTATTCCTCCTCTTTACTGTACCAGCAATCTTTCGAGTTGGAAAAGTCTTCCTCCACCACAAATTTCTTTCCTAGGATACTTCCAACCATCATAATTGGAGAAGATAAAACTGAGTCCTTGTACAAGACTTACCTCTTTTTTCGTTGATAGTTCCAACCATCATACTCATTTGGAAGTATTTTCACCTATAATACATGCACAAAAGAGTTAGTAGAAAATACACCTTGCCTGTCAAACTTCCAGACAACTCTATCCTATATGTCAAAAGCTAGTTTAACCGGCCTCAAAGTATCGTGTAATTGATTCACAATTTCCAACTCCCATTGGAATAGCTCACGCCTCCATTGGAAGTTCCAAATCCACTCTAACCCATCCTATAACCCATAAACCCCTATGACAGATTCTTTTTAAAACTTGTCccgattttaattttagttctaGTCCATTTTTTGTTTGAGATAGGCATacattttcacaaataaattgtCCCAGAATAATTATTGTAATCGTTTTTTCACAATATTTAGAATCATAATCATGATGGAGAAAATCCCAATTCAAACggaatgtatttaattttatgttgcTGCATGGATCGGGCTTATAGATTATCTCAGTTTTgtccattaaaaaaaaatttaatgcttGACAAGTTTTTTTTAACTTGTCaagtttcaaattttaactGAGAAGAGCCTTGGAAAGTGGAAACCTGTCTTTCAGAGGACCACAACTTAGCCAGACATCTTTCCAAAAATGAGTTCTTCTGTCATCACCAATCTCCATGGACAAGCCAGTTATCATCTTGTCTCTTATATGTTGATCTTTTATCTGTAGCTGACAAATATCCTTCCATGGACCACCTCTAGTAGCTAATGTCAGGGTGGATAATAgttcattagggggagagatTATTACAAGAGCATACCACCTTCTTCCACAACGAACACTCCTCCTTTGAAAACCTCCACCACAACTTAAACAAGTGTGCTGTGTTATGAACCATTGCATTTTTTACTCTTAACCCAGCTAACTTTTTTGGAGCTTAGACCACTTCCGATCTAAGCAAATCCAAACCATTCCTTCCATCCTCTTTACTCCACAAGAAGCTTCTCTGTAATGAAATAAGTTTCTCCGTAACAGCCTTCAATATCTTATATAAGCTTAAATAATATATCGACTGGTTATTTAATACTGCTTTGATGAGTATCAACTTTCCCACTTTGTTGAGTACCTTAGATTTTCATAAGCTGAGCTTCTCCTCCACTTTGTCTATAATTGGCTACCAAGTCTTGACCAACCTCGGGTTAGCTCCTAAATAAATTTCAAGGTATCTGATCGTAACATCGACATCAACTTAAAGCATCGTAGAAGCCTCTTGTAGTTCTTAATACTCTCCTCCTCTAGCAGACAAAACAACACAGTCTCATCAATAAACGGAAGATGTGACAATTCTATATTGTCTCTCCCAACAAATAATGTAGATATCCAGCCGTTTCTAACTGACTTTTCAATCATTCTATGTAGGAAATTAACAATAAGTACAAAAAAGAATGGAGATAGAAGATCACCTTATCTCAGACCTATTTCCATCTTAAACGGCTTCGTTGGTGAACCATTTATCAACACCGACATAGAAGTTGTGCCGACACACTCCATAACCCACTCCCTTCACCTTCGCCCAAAACCCATCTTCTGCAGAACAATGTCCACAAAGCTCCACTTGACTCTATCATATGCCTTTTAAAAATCCAGCTTAATTATTGCCGcttccttttttcttattttaggcCAATCTACAGTTTCATAAGCAATAAGAGCCTCATCATGTATTTTCCGACCTTTAACAAATGCACTATGAGTTTCTCCAACCAAGCCTGGCATAACTGATCTCATCCTCCTAACCAATACCTTAAAAATTACCTTATGCACACAACCAACCATGCTAATTGGTCCAAGGCCCTTAATCTCCTTAGCCCCAATGAACTTTGTTGCCAATGCAACCCATGTGATATTAGAATCTGTCAGTAACCTAGATGTCTGTCGGTAACACAGCTGCCATGAACTTAACCCAAATCTCATCTAGGGGTGGCAATGAGTATGGTAGGATAGGGTTTGGagccaaccctaaccctacctgcggattgagatttttatataacTCAACTCTACGACCCTACCGATGGATTGAGAATATCTCAACCCTAATCCTACCTGTTCTTAACCCGCGAGTACCCAACCCTACCCATGGGTTACAAAAAAGAtgcaatattattatataagttgatgataatttaaaatagaactaacttttatgtaaaaaaaaaagtattaaattatcaattcatAGTCTTTTTTTAGTGGCTAAGGATCTTTTGCATTTAGTGAGAGGTTTTGGTTCAACATTTCcttgaaatatatttttatataagtatataatatatacatatatagggtGTGGGTTGGTCACATAGGGTTGAAGTTGAACCCGCACCCTACCCGACCCGTACGAGAACCTTACCCGCACCCTATCCTACCTGCTGCGGATAGGGTTGGCAACCCTACCCGACCGGGTGGGGTCGAGTTGGGTACCCGCGGGTAGGTTGCATATTGCCACTCTTAAATTTCTCATCCTAGCACTTCTTAATGAAGTTCAGGTTGTACCCAACACTTCTTGGTGCTCTAGATGATTCACAGTCGCACACTGCATCTCTAATCTCCTCAACTGACGGCAACACCTCCAAAGCCGCAGAATCCTCTTCAACTATCATATCCACCAGTCCATCCCTAAAACCCACCATATGAGACTCTTCCtgatgatataattttttgtaaaactCTCTGATAGCAATTTTTATTCTTGCTTGATTTCTTACTAACCTTCCATTAATTACCAGCGCATCAATCCTGTTATTCCTCCTTCTTGTTAAAGCTATGTTGTGGAAGTACCTGGTGTTTTTGTCCATG belongs to Arachis duranensis cultivar V14167 chromosome 8, aradu.V14167.gnm2.J7QH, whole genome shotgun sequence and includes:
- the LOC127741160 gene encoding uncharacterized protein LOC127741160, which encodes MSEPRPVPRRESPWGITGEGHREPKAHRCNDRVEDVVQACFEGNPFKTVPGPFKLFWKCMRSKPGEEPTEPFTYLDLEPPKREEKPVKVE